In a single window of the bacterium genome:
- the queC gene encoding 7-cyano-7-deazaguanine synthase QueC — protein MKKFKIQNLKFKTQESVIVLVSGGMDSAVTAAVAIKKFTPVFLHFNYGQRTFKKELWAFNKLKEFFKVQKSKVIDIPYLKEFGASSLLDEKIDIPLDSVKTSRIPSTYVPFRNTQLLSIAVSWAESLGISRIYYGANQVDSSGYPDCREDYLKAFNKLIKLGTKLESYIEITAPLIKMKKDEIVKLGLKLKVPFQYTWSCYKNTEIACGRCDSCRLRLKGFESAGIPDPVKYE, from the coding sequence GTGAAAAAATTTAAAATTCAAAATTTAAAATTCAAAACTCAAGAGTCTGTTATAGTTCTTGTAAGCGGCGGGATGGACAGCGCGGTCACGGCAGCGGTAGCCATTAAAAAGTTTACACCAGTTTTTCTGCATTTTAATTACGGGCAAAGGACTTTTAAAAAAGAATTATGGGCGTTTAATAAATTAAAAGAATTCTTTAAGGTCCAAAAAAGTAAAGTAATAGATATCCCGTATTTAAAAGAATTCGGGGCGTCAAGCCTTCTAGATGAAAAAATTGATATACCATTGGACAGTGTAAAGACTTCGCGGATTCCTTCCACCTATGTTCCTTTCAGGAATACCCAATTGCTGTCAATCGCAGTGTCATGGGCGGAGAGCCTTGGGATATCCCGGATTTATTACGGCGCGAACCAGGTTGATTCTTCGGGATACCCGGACTGCAGGGAAGATTATCTAAAGGCGTTTAATAAATTGATAAAACTCGGCACAAAACTGGAAAGTTATATAGAGATAACCGCGCCTCTTATAAAAATGAAAAAAGATGAGATTGTAAAACTTGGATTAAAATTAAAAGTCCCTTTCCAGTATACATGGTCCTGCTACAAAAACACCGAAATCGCCTGCGGCCGGTGTGACAGCTGCAGATTAAGATTAAAAGGTTTTGAATCCGCCGGCATTCCAGATCCCGTCAAATACGAATAA